A window of Quercus robur chromosome 12, dhQueRobu3.1, whole genome shotgun sequence genomic DNA:
CTGAAACTTGTCGTCACCACCAAACACATATCGAAGCCTTGTCATCTTGTTCTTGTCGTTGCTTGAAGCTCGTCGTCAACACCAAACACAAATTGGAGCCTTGTCATCTCGATCTCGTTGTCGTCGCCCTGTAACTCGTCTCCTCCACCTCTCTTAATCTCGTTGCCACCACCCTCAAGATCGACCCACCCATGACTGATCTCGTCGACACCTCCAAAGATCGTCGTCACCGTCTCTAGATCAATCCCCCCATGACCTGATTTCAACCAAGTTTCTCGATCtacctctctctttccctcaatctccctctctttcttcctccgtCTCTTTGGTTTGATCAAGTTTGAGAGttaatggttttattttgatttttgtttctttaaaaagtttatatattgcaattttctattataaaatttgtttgaaagctgagaaaatggctgaaaaaatgtgagaaactagtagaaaatttacattttcaaaatgtaaccaaacactagaaaatattttcctttcccaaaaatattttcacctgaaaataatttacatgttgccaaacacaacctaaatcAATTAGGTTTATCGGAAAATGTTTGATttgttacaaattttaaaattataggtttaatttttcaaatttaaaatataaaatgaaacttgtattaaaattcaagatttttctccaaaaaaaaaaaaaaaatcaagattgaTAGTCAACGATAATGTTGTAATCAcatactcaaaataaaaaatttccaatgAACCAGCAGCATacattttgttgattttgtgctCCACCAGAGGACCTGCATAGGACTTCTTATCCAAAAACTCCATCATGTCTAGGGGTCATATCGATtatctttcataaaaaatattgttgattACCTGTTCAACGCACATCATAAATGTGCCTTCTTACATTAAAGTATGTTATACAGCTCTAAATTTTTTAAggtgatgtgaattttgacaaatttactattagattacattattttcgtatattcttcatgtttgcaaaattttaatatgataaaaaatcaataaccacatcatcatttaaaaaaaaaaattcaagtttttgtaatttaaaataatgcataaaagatgagtttataaatTGAATGGTAAATGGCATTCAATTATcatgaaaattggtatgtatgttaagaacatatatgagatgtaattcaatggtgagATTTTCAAACATtgctatatatacatatatatatatatatatatatatatataatcaataggtatatttatatatgaaaaatattagaaaacagtaatttcatttaaatcataaaatacAACAATAAGATAAAtgcaaagtttggctacaaacttggttgtagttAATGGTTATaactcctaaaaaaaattaatataactatatattttgaaaatcacaacAGTTGGATTGCATGtactttatgttcttaacacgcatgttaaattttgtaccAATTAAATGTTATTAACTATACAATCCATAAACTTactttttatgcataattttaaactacaaaaatttgattgataatataactattaatctttgattttttagaaattttacaagtatagatgatataaggaaaaaaaaaaaacgttattcagtgatggattttttttttttttttaaattcacatccaataaacaaaatattaatggTTACAACTTAGTTTATAGccaaattttattctaaaataaattgatatggAAACATTTTACataattactatatatatatatagtttttttttataaacacaaTTACTATATTAAGTAATAGAGTAATCATTAATCCTAAATATCCTCTAAGTCAAATATGGAAATGGAAGTAGGAACAACacgaactttttttttttttttttttgagataatatagACAAAAGACATAGGGAATGGGGaaggagagagtgagagaacaACTCGAACTTAATTGGCTAAACTAAATCATGTCCACTATTAGTTACTCCAATGATTTTTACTAactaatataaataacaaaaatgataAATGCATCCAATTTTTATGCATTCACATTAGGTTAACTAAAATAGCATAAGCTCTTAAATTTGGCTAATgatccccctaaaaaaaaagaatcttatGTATTTATATACAAGATAAGATTTGCCATATCGATGGTTCAAATTTAGGAGACAAGTTTATcttatgtaaaataatttatttttggcttAGGCAAGCgggaaaaagaataagaaagtaAAATTGAGTACGGAGATATTTGATCataatcaaattaaatatatgtGAAGAGGgagaaataattaaataaattaaaaaatatatatattttttgaaaagtgattaattaaaaatacaaaaagtaagCTAAATTGCTATTGTGAATGCTCATCCGCATGCTGAGCAAACAGaaggcaaaaattaaaaaataaaataaaataaaacctatgACGTATGTGGgcccaaaaaaacccaaaagtgaTCCCACTGTGAATGGAGACTCAGAAGAGTATCCAAAGTCCCCCATTTACcaagataaataataataaagggttaaaaaaataaaataaagaatgagaggGTGACGTGGGTTTTGTAACTATATGGAGGAATTCAATCAGTTCACAGATATGCGAATTAACGGCCCAGATTCACTCCGGGGTTCCTGGCCCTTCTTTTATCTTCCCAAACCCCACTTCTCATTCTCTCTCGCTCAAAACTCCTTCATTTCTAAGCTCACACAGATTTcacagagaaaagaaacaaaaggccaacagagagagagagtgtattAAGCTATTAGCAGAAAAAAGAAGGAGAGGAATATATTTATAGCAGAGAAGAGAGGAGAAGATGTTGCTGGGAAAGAGGCCACGTCCACCAATGAAAAGAACAACGAGCATGAGTGAGATCACTCTTGATCTAAACACCAACTCCGATGGTGCTCCACCACCGCAGCTGATGATCTCCGATTCTACTACTCATCAGAACAACCCCACCAACACCCACAGACACCCTACTAATGCttcttgtggtggtggtggtgcctCACAGTCACAGTCACAGTCACAGAGacgtggaggtggtggtggtggtggtggcctTGATGGACTAAGCCAGCAGTTCTTGCAACCCACCACCATGGTCTCACCTAGAAACCACAGGCGCAATTCTGTTGATTCTGTTGACACCGCTCACTTCTTAAGGGCTTGCTCTCTCTGCAAGCGCCGCTTGTTCCCTGGCCGTGACATCTACATGTACAGGTATAAttattaaggattttttttcccctctgagttctttgtttttataaagttccttccttttgttttcttttgggttTGTGTCCTCAAAATTTTTCTGGGGTAATTTCCTATATAGGAGACAGATAGAAAAATCCTGTCTTGAATGATATCACTAAGGTTATAGTTTGATTATCAAACATATGCCAATCTAGTAATTCAaaggtattataattttataataatactaTACATATGCTTGATGGGGTTCAGGCTAATATTGAAGCTTGAAAGTCTCAAACTTTGCTGATTTGCTATATGTATTAGCATGATATACTGATGGGATCATGctaataaaattgtgttttttttgcaGGGGTGATAGTGCTTTTTGCAGTCTAGAGTGTCGGCAGCAACAGATGAACCTAGATGAGCGAATGGAAAAGTGCTCATTGGCTTCAAAGAAAGATGTGACTGGTGTTTCGTCCACCACAACCGGACCCCAAGTCTCCACTAAAGGTGAAACTGTTGTGGCCTTGTAGCCCCAAGCGGACACTTTCCATGCTTACAAACAACATCTTACATGTAATATCTAGAACTTACAGTTATAATATATGTGGAGTGCGGTGCTATATAGGGTGGAGatatcctctcttttttttttcttttttttttttaatgctataTATTGTGGGGGGTCAAGTTTTGAATGGAAGCTGTAATTTTATGTGGATCATCTAGAACGTATACAAGTAACAATAGGTCTGTAATTTCTGTTAGTTTCTTCCCtcttgtttttgcttttggtaCTAATGGAAGAAATCTGCATATTTTACAAGTTATGTGAATGGTGCATAATTTTTCAGTGAGAAAATTGATGGGCCATCGAAGTTTTTGGTGGGATAGTACTGGTTTTGAAGAGGTCCTCTTTTTAATGTAACCCCATGACTTTTGGTTGTATTCATGAGATGCCAATTGggcattaaaaaaacaaaacaaaaaagagaagagcTAGAGAGAGAATAGAAGAAGGTGGAGGAAATAAATAGGAATTCAAAGAACTTACCTTCTTTTTTATTCCAATTGTTTAATTGTTGCACCTGttacatcaaaaaataaaagacagaTTAAACATGTTCCAATCATAGTAATTCAGTACCTAAATTGGCCAACCCATACAACAAATTCTGTTTggtttatgaattatttttctaATGAAGGATTACATTATTTCTCACACCCACATGAATGcaaaatttctcattaaaaaaaaggtcaacagaaagaaacaaaagcagTGGACTTTGTTGAAGTGAAATTATAGAATGATAATTATATGTCTATATTGTCCTACCTCTCTATGCACAAAGTGTTTGGAGATTTTGGAGTGAAAGGGTTCAAATTGCGGGATTAGTAGCATATTGaaattatatctaaaaaaaaaaaaaatgtagactAAGTacaatagaagaaaaaaaatagtttataatgTTGTACACATTTACATATTTTTTGTAGACATATTTCACACTTATTAGATTTTGATACTGCTGACATAATATCATTTGATACTAAATACCTTCTCTCGGAAAGGAACACGAAAAATGATACTCTTTCATTTTACATTTATAGTGGGGGTctactcattaaatttatagtaaaatttatcaTAAATATGAAACAAAAAAGTAGTGTTTGGAGATTTTGGAGTGAAAAGATTCAAACTGCGGGATTAGCAACATATTGAAattacatctaaaaaaaaaaaaattgtagactAAGTacaacagaagaaaaaaaaatagtttataatgTTGTATACATTTACATATTTTTTGTAGACATGTTTCACACTTATTAGATTTTGATACTGTTGACATAATATCATTTGATATCAAATTCCTTCTCTCGGAAAGGAACACGAAGATTGATACTCTTTCCTTTTACATTTATAGTAGGGGTCTattcattaaatttataataaaattcatcATAAATATGAGACAAAAAAGTACTATTTTTCCGTACTAAAGAAATATTAAGAATTTTCCTCATCAATATAAGTAAAGTAAGAATTTTTCGTTATAGAAttgggaaggaaaaaaaaaaaaaggattaattgATAgggtaaaaagaaaagtgatggGGTTAAAAAGGTTGTAGTATATAGTGGCTATGTCTGTGAGGAAGAAATGGTGGAGGGTGTGGGGGAAGGAATCTGTGGACTCAACTCAGCCTTGCATGGAATGGGTCCCATTTCGCAcaatacaagaaaaagaaaatattggggAAAGATATTCATTTTGGAgtggagggagggagggagggagggagggagagtcATTTTTCAGTGATTCATTTGTTCTTTTCATTTTAGGCTTGCAATTGGCTGCTGGAGATGTTGAGTTGGGAGTTGGGAATTGCCGCTTGCGAGAGTGATGGGGaccacttaattaattaaaaaaaaaattgaatatattgaATATCAACGTCCCCACTCGTTTTCTCAAGATGGGATCCACATGATTATGATGTCTTTTCTGATATGACTCCGCGCCATGTGAGAGATCAATCTgtgttttttttggtgtgtattTTAGGACTATATGGAATGGAAATGAGTGGGTGACAATGATGTTGAAGCTAAATGTAAATAGCCCATGGGGACCGGCGGACAGGTGGTTTGTTGAGGTGCAAGAGGACCGGTGTGCCTTCATTCAATACTCAATTGAGACTAGAGACAGCTTTACACCTCCATATGTATTATACTGGATTATTTATTACTACCGACCTTTCCATTTTTGGTTTTCCACCGTTCGAGATTAATTGAGATTTAATTAATGGAGGTTAGTTCAGTTGATAAGGTTTGAATGTTTCGCTTAAAAGATTTAGGTTTGAATCTCGTTATTAATAGTCTTCTTTGGTGGACAATCTATAAGTCCAATATAAGTTATTTATAAAGCTTGTGGTTTGCTCTAGCTCTAGTATGAGGTAGCCTTTTCTcatctaaacttttttttaaaaaaaaaaaaagaaaaaagaagaagaagacaattcAAGATCTATATttctatactatttttttttttcatattcctCTCTCcttaatttttatcaataaaaacaataaatattcgCATTATCATGTCCCAttagaatatttcattaaaaaaacaaatgttcCATTAAAATGACTTCTTTTTAATACCTAATTTTATATGATGATatgaaaaaatgctttaaaaattaGATCGTTAAATTAATTAGacaaataaaaagttttaaagtTATAAAGTGGGATTAGAGGAATTGGacaataacaaataacaatttcaattttatgAGGTCAAACGTTTTCCACATATAGAATTCATTATTTTCGATTCATCGCagcctttttattattattccaaatactagaaattattaaaaacatttCCACCGCAACAAATTAAAGAAACATAAGAAATTGTTATCTTTCATCCCAAAAAAAGTATTTGTCACCATAAATAATAACTACTACTAAGATCTCAAAACTTTGTTATTCCTTTTTCAGTATTCAACATTTCAATGATTTCATATTGTTATTGATGAACAACAAAATTAATAGCACAACTAATAATGTCCCTCACATGACCTGGTTACCAGCGTAATCAATGGATAAAAACGTAAAATTCATATAATGATCAGCATCATTTCAAGTTAAACCAAATTTTGAAAGGATTGAAATCGAAATTCCACCATTTtgtgttttattaaaaaagagtgCACGTGAAGAATCACAACGTAGGTCAAACTTAATTTAGTGATTTACTTCTCATGAGGAATCTCTCATTAATAATGAATTGAATCAAATGGATTACATATAATGATGAAATCTATACCACAAAGATTTGGTGAGACGAAACTCTCAATGATCATTTGTAAGCTGTAAGTGCAAACTAAATGTGCCAACTCTTCAAGTTTATTTCCCAATTATATAATTGGGGATAAAGAGATGAAAATTTCACATATAAAAAAGCTAAGAATGAATAATTTCACGTCACAATATAACATTtcaaaccaaatatatatatatatatatatatattatttgagatAGAATTTTACTTTAATCTAATTTAGGTTTGTATGTGTGAAATTTTCTATTGGAGACTTGAATTCTGGTCATTAACCTTTTACATGGCCACACCTCACAAAAACTAATACTTTATTGAGTGACCATTATGTCAATGATACATGGTGGTATTTCAAATAACCTTGACATGTACATCGATAATGATAAAATTCCAATatccattttcttcattatcatGTGGTgctatttattctttcttataatcttatctttttgtgtgtttgtgattgttattaatatataatatatatatatatatatattaatatatatatatataattaagatatattttcctatattagagagagaaaatgagagataGACGTCACTAGTGATGAACTGATGTTTAAAGACAGAAATGCAAATCATAATAATTCTCAATGTATGGATTTTGGTGAAAATGGTTACAACTATAGAGGTATCATTGCAAAAAAAGAGggagtatatatataattcaatagatATATGATTTTGAACCCAAGACATACCAGGTTACAACCCCCCCACCCACCCACACactcatataatatataatatatatatatatatatatatatataaattaaaaggaAAGTCTCATTGGAGATGATCCTAAAATGTTGGTTGAAAATATTGAATTCAGACCTCATAGATTTCctgagattttggaaaccattAGACTAAGCCTTTGAGATTAAGTATATTAACTGTTGTtatagttgttgttgttgttattattattattttttatttaccttTCAATTTGAGTATTAATATATGTGCCCATGCGTGTTTAGTTGTTTAcgtcaataaataaataaatataaaaaattatattttccaagTGACACTACACGTATGCAGCATTTTTATACAAATATGTCACTATTCTAAAAGAATAATACTATA
This region includes:
- the LOC126709406 gene encoding FCS-Like Zinc finger 5-like, which translates into the protein MLLGKRPRPPMKRTTSMSEITLDLNTNSDGAPPPQLMISDSTTHQNNPTNTHRHPTNASCGGGGASQSQSQSQRRGGGGGGGGLDGLSQQFLQPTTMVSPRNHRRNSVDSVDTAHFLRACSLCKRRLFPGRDIYMYRGDSAFCSLECRQQQMNLDERMEKCSLASKKDVTGVSSTTTGPQVSTKGETVVAL